From a region of the Fischerella sp. JS2 genome:
- a CDS encoding response regulator yields MTSNKVLVIDDTTVVRVKVREMLPPGNFDVLEAKDGVEGLNLIRQEKFSLIMLDFLLPKMSGWEVFQQIQSQPDLRKIPLVIMSGRKEEVTEKISEPFENFEFLGKPFDQKQLIGAIKSAMTKAKQPRQESAPVAASITENSSTPTSDAGITFSANEIQALNEKIVKMQAEIDALKKQLAQVVTFIKQKIK; encoded by the coding sequence GTGACAAGTAACAAAGTTCTAGTTATCGATGACACTACAGTTGTCCGGGTAAAAGTACGAGAAATGTTGCCTCCAGGCAACTTTGATGTATTGGAAGCAAAAGACGGCGTAGAAGGACTTAATCTAATCCGTCAAGAAAAATTCAGCTTAATAATGTTAGATTTCCTGTTACCAAAAATGAGTGGTTGGGAAGTTTTTCAGCAGATTCAATCCCAACCCGACCTCAGGAAAATTCCTTTGGTGATCATGTCTGGTCGCAAGGAAGAGGTTACAGAGAAAATCTCAGAACCTTTTGAAAATTTTGAATTTCTCGGTAAGCCTTTTGACCAAAAGCAACTCATTGGCGCAATTAAGTCAGCCATGACAAAAGCTAAACAGCCACGCCAAGAATCTGCACCAGTAGCCGCATCTATTACTGAGAACAGTTCCACACCAACTTCCGATGCAGGCATTACTTTCTCAGCTAATGAGATTCAAGCATTGAATGAAAAAATAGTCAAAATGCAAGCGGAAATAGATGCTTTGAAGAAACAATTAGCTCAGGTTGTAACCTTTATAAAACAGAAAATCAAGTAG
- a CDS encoding ATP-binding sensor histidine kinase produces the protein MLLPLDRIVPFPGYCITEQIYLGSRTIVYRGIREQDQQPVIIKLMRNEYPSLNELAQFRNQYTITKKLDFPGIVKTYSLENCHNGYAIVMEDFGGISLQQWLDKKSVEIPGVGEINKFELPVTDFLDISIQIVSILDQLHRQRVIHKDIKPANILIKPTTKEIKIIDFSIASLLPREIQCLTNPNVLEGTLSYISPEQTGRMNRGIDYRTDFYSLGVTFFELLTGHLPFTATDSMELVYSHIAKEAPKASQVNSRIPPILSEIISKLMAKNAEDRYQSALGLKHDLEICKQQLQETGKIDAFELATRDISDRFLIPEKLYGRQREVETLLAAFERLTNPLINELRGTEMILVVGDPGVGKTAVVNEVHKPIARQHSYFIRGKFDQFQRDIPFAGWVEAFCDLIRQLLLESDAEIQLWKAKILAALGDQAQVIINVIPQLEQITGKQPPVDELSSNAAENRFNLLFQRFIQVFTSKEHPLVIFLDDLQWADATSLKFIQLLTTSIQSPLLYSTKSEDTREYEVEEIGTNEGNILLIGAYRDNEVSRTHPLYLTLNEIEEIRGTINSITLKSLSQSDLNHLIADTLHCPEAIAIPLTQMVFAKTKGNPFFTNQFLKILYAEQLIKFHFDVGYWQYNLSEIMKLSLTDDVVKFMAMQLEKLPKHTQEVLKLAACIGNQFDLKTLSIVYEKNTIDTASDLWTALHEGLIIPENDDYKLFLEESNRSLIIGNDKQSTELSITNFQSPKYKFVHDRVQQAAYSLIPKDKKKSIHLKIGKLLLKKFPIQDWEENIFALVNQLNIAIDLMTNQVETDELAAMNLLAGRRALASTAYTTAIKYLTTGIELLKEDSWERQYDLTLSLYETAAEAAYLAGNFEQMEQLVQIVLAQAKTLLEKVKVYEVIIKAYGAQNQALKAVKTALVVLKQLGVEFPENPTQSEVQLAMAEITSKLNGRYIEDLINLPEMTQAQPLAVMRILLTASSYAYLSAPELYPLICFQQIHLSLKYGNTSFSAYVYVNYGLFLCGVVGDIESGYQFGNLGANVLTKFNDKEVKAKSIGSFNIILRHWKEHARKILKPVLAAYFIGLETGDLEYSAYSLNAYCYCSYFIGKELLELKQEIENYSKAIAQINQKTVFHWNEISRQSVLNLLESRENPCHLSGESYDEKNMLPIHLQNNDVMGLLFLFFNKLYLCYLFQEFHQGVENANLAENYLQGGIGQLVFPLFHFYDSLVRLAVYSDATISEQQCILDRIQANQNKMQKWAHYAPMNYLHKYYLVEAERHRVLGKYLEAIDSYERAIALAKENEYINEEALANELAARFYLEWGKHKIAQTYLTDAYYCYLRWGAKAKVDDLAKRYPQLLAPILQQGKLSPYTSEKSTLSHHTTLSTQSSHQTLISSRTSISDSLDLTAVIRASQALSGEIELNQLLSTLMKVVMENAGASKCAFMLNPGDDLDLSVTAISSNSTLASTYTEFPAISLSCSYELPINLINYVKRTKEIFVVDDAKLEELIANDRYILRERPKSLLCIPIINQGKLIGILYLENNLTTGAFTRDRLELLQVITTQAAISLENAILYKDLAQAKERLEEYSHTLEEKVDRRTQELNENNQRLKEAIVDLQNAQTQLIQSEKMSSLGQMVAGIAHEINNPINFIHGNITHAQEYVQDLLELIAIYQHEFPNPSAQVIEKSEEIDLDFLVQDLPKVLDSMKVGTSRIRNIVLGLRNFSRLDEADMKPVDIHEGINNTLMILQHKLKANNDRPEIQVIKEYGELPEVTCYAGQLNQVFMNILSNAIDALDEGNKEHHQFPIPLIRICTEVINDKFVRIKIADNGHGINAEVQQKIFDPFFTTKPVGNGTGLGLSISYQIVVDKHKGKLICNSKLGEGTEFVIEIPMQQ, from the coding sequence ATGTTATTACCATTAGATAGAATTGTTCCCTTTCCTGGCTATTGCATTACTGAGCAAATCTACTTGGGTAGTAGAACTATTGTTTATCGGGGTATCAGAGAGCAAGACCAACAACCTGTGATCATCAAATTGATGCGGAATGAATACCCCAGCCTTAATGAATTGGCCCAATTTCGCAATCAGTATACAATTACCAAAAAACTTGATTTTCCAGGCATAGTTAAAACTTATAGCTTAGAAAATTGCCATAATGGCTATGCTATAGTCATGGAAGATTTTGGTGGTATTTCACTTCAACAATGGCTAGACAAAAAAAGCGTAGAAATCCCTGGAGTTGGAGAGATAAATAAATTTGAATTACCCGTTACTGATTTTCTTGACATTAGTATTCAAATTGTTTCTATCCTTGACCAACTGCATCGTCAACGTGTCATTCACAAAGATATCAAACCCGCTAATATTTTGATCAAACCCACTACAAAAGAGATCAAAATAATTGACTTCAGTATCGCTTCCCTTCTACCAAGAGAGATTCAATGTCTCACTAATCCCAATGTTTTAGAAGGTACTTTATCCTACATTTCACCAGAACAAACTGGACGAATGAATCGGGGGATTGACTACCGCACTGACTTTTATTCCCTTGGCGTCACTTTCTTTGAACTTCTCACAGGACATTTACCCTTCACCGCCACTGACTCAATGGAGTTAGTTTACTCTCACATTGCCAAAGAAGCACCAAAAGCTAGCCAAGTTAATTCTAGGATTCCACCAATCTTGTCTGAGATCATCAGCAAGCTAATGGCAAAAAATGCTGAAGATCGCTATCAGAGTGCCTTAGGTTTAAAGCACGACTTAGAGATATGCAAACAACAGTTACAAGAAACTGGTAAGATTGATGCATTTGAGTTAGCAACTCGGGATATCTCAGACCGTTTTCTTATTCCTGAAAAACTTTATGGTCGTCAACGAGAAGTAGAAACTTTACTGGCTGCTTTTGAACGCCTTACTAATCCCCTTATAAATGAATTAAGGGGAACCGAAATGATATTAGTCGTTGGTGATCCTGGTGTCGGTAAAACTGCTGTAGTCAACGAAGTTCACAAACCCATTGCCCGTCAGCACAGCTACTTCATTAGAGGAAAATTTGACCAGTTTCAACGCGATATTCCTTTTGCTGGGTGGGTAGAAGCTTTTTGTGATTTAATCAGGCAACTATTGTTAGAATCTGATGCTGAAATTCAACTATGGAAAGCCAAGATTTTAGCAGCTTTGGGTGATCAAGCTCAAGTCATTATTAACGTTATTCCTCAACTAGAGCAAATAACTGGTAAGCAACCTCCAGTTGATGAACTGTCTAGCAATGCTGCTGAAAATCGTTTTAATTTATTATTCCAAAGATTTATCCAGGTTTTTACCAGCAAAGAGCATCCTTTGGTTATATTTTTAGACGACTTGCAATGGGCAGATGCTACTTCTTTAAAATTTATCCAATTACTGACAACTTCAATTCAGTCTCCTCTATTGTATTCTACTAAATCGGAGGATACACGAGAATATGAGGTGGAAGAAATAGGTACTAATGAAGGAAATATATTACTAATTGGTGCATATCGAGACAATGAAGTCTCTAGAACACATCCACTTTATTTGACACTCAATGAAATCGAAGAAATTAGAGGTACTATTAATAGTATAACACTAAAATCATTAAGTCAGAGTGATTTAAATCACTTGATTGCTGACACTCTTCACTGTCCAGAAGCGATCGCTATTCCTCTAACTCAAATGGTGTTTGCAAAAACTAAGGGAAATCCATTCTTTACTAATCAGTTTCTTAAGATTTTATATGCAGAACAACTAATTAAATTTCATTTTGATGTTGGTTATTGGCAATATAATTTGTCAGAGATCATGAAGTTATCGCTTACAGACGACGTTGTGAAATTTATGGCTATGCAACTAGAAAAGTTGCCGAAGCATACTCAAGAAGTCCTGAAACTAGCAGCGTGTATTGGCAATCAATTTGATTTGAAAACACTATCAATTGTGTATGAAAAGAATACAATAGATACTGCCTCAGATTTGTGGACAGCTTTACACGAAGGATTAATTATTCCTGAAAATGATGACTACAAGTTATTTCTTGAAGAAAGTAATCGGTCGTTGATAATAGGTAATGATAAGCAATCAACTGAATTATCAATTACCAACTTTCAATCACCAAAATATAAATTTGTCCATGACCGGGTTCAGCAAGCTGCTTATTCACTAATTCCTAAAGACAAGAAAAAATCAATTCATCTTAAAATTGGAAAGCTGTTATTGAAAAAATTTCCAATTCAAGATTGGGAAGAAAATATTTTTGCTCTGGTCAATCAGTTAAATATAGCGATAGATTTAATGACCAACCAGGTAGAAACTGATGAACTAGCTGCAATGAATTTACTTGCCGGACGTAGAGCTTTAGCATCAACAGCTTATACAACAGCAATTAAATATTTAACTACTGGTATTGAACTATTGAAAGAGGATAGCTGGGAGAGACAATACGACCTGACTTTATCTTTATATGAAACAGCAGCAGAAGCGGCATACCTGGCTGGTAATTTTGAACAAATGGAGCAATTAGTCCAGATAGTTTTAGCACAAGCTAAAACACTGCTGGAAAAAGTGAAAGTTTATGAAGTAATTATTAAAGCTTATGGAGCGCAGAACCAAGCACTAAAAGCAGTCAAAACTGCGCTCGTAGTTCTCAAACAGCTAGGAGTAGAATTTCCTGAGAATCCTACCCAGTCTGAGGTACAGCTAGCAATGGCAGAAATAACATCAAAATTAAATGGGAGATACATTGAGGACTTAATTAACTTGCCAGAAATGACGCAAGCCCAACCATTAGCGGTTATGCGTATTCTATTAACTGCAAGTAGCTATGCCTATCTATCTGCTCCTGAATTGTATCCACTGATTTGTTTTCAACAAATCCATTTATCTCTGAAATATGGCAATACTTCATTTTCTGCTTATGTATATGTTAATTACGGCTTATTCCTCTGTGGGGTAGTTGGAGATATTGAATCTGGCTATCAATTTGGCAATTTAGGTGCAAATGTGTTGACTAAGTTCAATGATAAAGAAGTCAAAGCCAAAAGCATAGGGTCATTTAATATAATTCTCAGACATTGGAAAGAACACGCTAGGAAAATATTAAAACCTGTATTGGCAGCTTACTTCATTGGACTAGAAACTGGAGATTTAGAATATAGTGCCTATTCTTTAAATGCTTATTGCTACTGTTCATATTTTATAGGTAAAGAACTGCTAGAACTAAAGCAGGAGATAGAAAACTACAGCAAGGCTATAGCTCAAATCAATCAAAAAACAGTATTTCACTGGAATGAAATTTCTCGGCAGAGTGTTTTAAATTTATTAGAGAGTAGAGAAAATCCCTGTCATTTAAGTGGTGAATCGTATGATGAGAAAAATATGTTACCGATTCACCTGCAAAATAATGATGTCATGGGACTTCTATTTTTATTTTTCAATAAACTGTATCTTTGTTATCTATTTCAGGAATTTCATCAAGGTGTTGAAAATGCCAATCTAGCAGAAAATTATTTACAGGGTGGAATAGGACAGTTAGTTTTTCCTCTTTTCCATTTTTATGATTCATTGGTACGATTGGCTGTGTATTCAGATGCAACTATTTCTGAACAACAATGTATTCTTGATAGAATACAAGCTAATCAGAACAAAATGCAGAAATGGGCACATTATGCCCCAATGAATTATCTGCACAAATATTATTTAGTAGAAGCAGAGCGTCATCGGGTTTTAGGTAAATATCTTGAAGCAATTGACTCTTATGAGCGTGCTATTGCTCTTGCCAAAGAAAATGAATACATCAATGAAGAAGCTCTTGCTAACGAACTTGCCGCTAGGTTCTATCTTGAATGGGGCAAACATAAGATAGCCCAAACTTACCTTACTGATGCATATTATTGTTATTTGCGCTGGGGTGCAAAAGCCAAAGTTGACGATTTGGCAAAACGTTATCCCCAATTACTTGCTCCTATTCTCCAGCAAGGTAAACTAAGTCCATATACCAGTGAAAAAAGTACTCTTTCTCATCACACAACTTTATCTACCCAAAGCAGTCACCAAACTTTAATTAGCTCTCGCACAAGTATTTCTGACTCTTTAGATTTGACTGCCGTGATTAGAGCCTCACAAGCACTTTCTGGAGAAATTGAACTAAATCAATTGTTATCTACTTTAATGAAAGTAGTGATGGAAAATGCAGGAGCTTCTAAATGCGCTTTCATGCTAAATCCAGGTGATGATTTGGACTTAAGCGTTACTGCTATAAGTTCCAATTCCACTTTAGCATCTACTTATACAGAATTTCCTGCAATTAGCCTTTCTTGTAGCTATGAACTTCCAATTAATTTGATTAATTATGTCAAACGTACAAAGGAAATCTTTGTTGTTGATGATGCCAAATTAGAAGAATTGATTGCAAATGATCGCTACATTCTTCGTGAGCGACCCAAGAGTTTATTATGTATTCCGATTATCAACCAGGGAAAACTTATTGGGATATTGTATCTAGAAAATAATCTGACTACAGGAGCGTTTACACGCGATCGCCTAGAACTTCTGCAAGTAATTACGACCCAAGCGGCAATCTCTCTCGAGAATGCTATTCTATACAAGGATTTGGCACAAGCAAAAGAACGTTTGGAGGAATATAGCCATACTTTAGAAGAGAAAGTTGACCGCAGAACACAGGAACTCAACGAGAATAATCAACGCTTAAAAGAAGCAATAGTGGATTTGCAAAACGCCCAAACGCAACTTATTCAAAGTGAAAAAATGTCTAGTTTGGGACAAATGGTAGCGGGAATTGCCCATGAAATCAATAACCCCATCAACTTTATTCATGGCAATATTACTCATGCACAAGAGTATGTGCAAGATTTATTAGAGTTGATTGCTATTTATCAGCATGAATTTCCTAATCCCTCTGCTCAAGTTATAGAAAAGTCTGAAGAAATAGATCTAGATTTCTTAGTACAAGACTTACCAAAAGTTTTGGATTCTATGAAGGTTGGAACATCGCGTATCCGCAATATTGTTTTGGGTTTACGCAACTTCTCGCGCTTAGATGAAGCTGATATGAAGCCTGTAGATATTCATGAGGGCATCAACAATACTTTGATGATTTTGCAACACAAACTTAAAGCAAATAATGATCGTCCTGAGATACAGGTCATTAAAGAATATGGAGAATTACCAGAAGTGACTTGTTATGCTGGTCAGCTAAATCAGGTGTTTATGAATATTTTGTCTAATGCGATCGATGCATTGGATGAGGGGAATAAAGAGCATCATCAATTTCCAATCCCTCTGATTCGCATCTGTACTGAAGTCATCAACGACAAATTTGTGAGGATTAAGATTGCTGATAATGGTCATGGTATTAATGCAGAGGTGCAACAAAAAATTTTTGACCCCTTTTTTACTACTAAACCAGTTGGAAATGGTACGGGGTTGGGATTGTCAATTAGCTATCAAATTGTTGTAGACAAACACAAGGGTAAGTTAATCTGTAATTCTAAGCTAGGAGAGGGGACTGAGTTTGTAATTGAGATTCCGATGCAACAGTGA
- a CDS encoding cytochrome P450 gives MQLPNRLSIPSFLQKLHWAIDPVKYFERAAQQYPDIFTAQIVGFGDTVVFIAHPQAIQEIFTNDRKKFVAAGELNRIMQPLLGENSLLSLDSNSHKRRRQLLMPSFHGERIRAYGQLICNIAEQILSQLPQNQPFSAHTVMQNISLQVILKVVFGLNEGERYQKIQYLMPLLLDIFRSPLNSSFFLFSFLQKDVGTWSPWGKFLHQRQRMDELVYAEIAERRDQASLERIDILSLLISARDENGQSMTNWELRDELMTLVFAGHETTATSMAWALYWIHHLPEVHEKLKKELNTLGNSPDPMRIFQLPYLTAICNETLRITPVVPFTPPRMVRETVELLGHRLEPGTVVIPSIYLTHHREDIYPQSKKFKPERFLERQFSPYEFIPFGGGARGCIGQALAMFEMKLVLATILSRYQLELVDKRPEKLQRRGVALGPANGVKMIITGERSQQESQNYTCTVV, from the coding sequence ATGCAATTACCCAATCGTCTTTCAATTCCCTCTTTTCTGCAAAAGCTTCATTGGGCTATTGATCCTGTAAAATATTTCGAGAGAGCAGCTCAGCAATATCCTGATATTTTTACTGCTCAAATAGTTGGTTTTGGAGATACTGTTGTATTCATTGCTCATCCCCAAGCCATACAAGAAATTTTCACGAATGATAGAAAGAAGTTTGTTGCTGCTGGCGAACTAAACAGGATTATGCAACCTTTGCTTGGAGAAAACTCATTATTGTCGCTAGACAGTAATAGCCACAAACGTCGGCGACAACTTCTAATGCCCTCCTTTCATGGAGAACGGATACGAGCTTACGGTCAGCTAATCTGCAATATAGCTGAACAAATCTTGAGTCAGTTGCCACAAAATCAGCCATTCTCGGCTCACACTGTAATGCAGAATATCTCCCTACAAGTCATCTTAAAGGTTGTTTTTGGCTTAAATGAGGGAGAACGTTACCAAAAAATCCAATATCTAATGCCATTGCTTTTAGATATATTTCGATCCCCCTTGAATTCTAGCTTCTTTCTTTTTTCTTTCCTACAAAAAGATGTAGGAACTTGGAGTCCCTGGGGAAAGTTTCTGCACCAAAGACAGCGAATGGATGAATTAGTGTACGCTGAAATTGCTGAACGTCGTGACCAAGCGAGTCTTGAACGCATCGATATACTCTCATTGTTGATATCTGCGCGTGATGAAAACGGTCAATCGATGACCAATTGGGAGCTACGTGATGAGTTAATGACTCTAGTGTTTGCTGGACATGAAACGACAGCAACGTCAATGGCTTGGGCATTGTATTGGATTCATCATTTACCGGAAGTCCATGAGAAACTTAAAAAGGAACTTAATACCCTTGGAAATTCTCCAGACCCTATGAGAATTTTCCAACTTCCCTATTTGACTGCTATCTGTAATGAAACATTGCGAATTACCCCTGTTGTGCCATTTACACCACCCAGAATGGTACGGGAAACAGTGGAATTACTAGGACATCGATTAGAGCCTGGCACTGTAGTAATTCCCTCAATTTATTTAACTCATCACCGTGAGGATATATATCCACAATCCAAAAAGTTTAAGCCAGAGCGTTTTCTGGAACGGCAATTTTCTCCCTATGAGTTTATACCATTTGGTGGTGGTGCCCGTGGCTGTATTGGTCAGGCTTTGGCTATGTTTGAAATGAAGCTAGTATTAGCAACAATTCTGTCACGCTATCAACTTGAACTGGTGGATAAGCGACCTGAAAAACTTCAGCGTCGAGGTGTTGCGCTTGGGCCTGCTAATGGAGTCAAGATGATAATTACAGGAGAGCGTAGCCAGCAAGAGTCCCAAAACTACACTTGTACCGTTGTCTGA
- a CDS encoding terpene synthase family protein — protein sequence MNQFTLPELYCPFPYQINKHVDILEKHALEWVLRYNLLIDESYYQYFCKSKIFLLIAGSYPASDLEELKIANDWLTWMIFLDDYYDTPYLKNQPELIIKIHNRFFEILNGAEITTQDIPYCHALNNLRKRTLQIGSPRWFNFFVCTLSEFLDGCVQEANNRAKGILPDVETYIILRRLTGGMGPLFELIEFCNHLIVPYLLREHVILKKLKMMSNNIICWCNDIYSTPKELKIGDQHNLVLLLKDHQQMSLEDAITHVSEMHDQEVRKMMELESTLPSLGEELDGELAKYISGIHAWIASHFHWYSHSGRYEVTEKLTLGEDLKLVKA from the coding sequence ATGAATCAATTTACTTTACCTGAATTATACTGCCCGTTTCCGTATCAAATCAACAAGCATGTTGACATTTTAGAAAAACATGCTCTTGAATGGGTGCTGAGATACAACCTTTTAATTGATGAATCTTATTATCAGTATTTCTGTAAGTCAAAAATTTTTCTACTAATAGCAGGTTCATATCCTGCCTCTGATTTGGAAGAGCTTAAAATTGCTAATGATTGGTTAACTTGGATGATATTTTTGGATGATTATTATGATACTCCATATTTAAAAAATCAACCCGAATTAATCATAAAAATACATAATAGATTTTTTGAAATCTTGAATGGTGCAGAAATCACAACTCAAGATATTCCCTATTGTCATGCTTTAAATAACTTACGAAAACGGACACTTCAAATAGGAAGTCCCAGATGGTTCAATTTCTTTGTTTGTACTCTTAGTGAATTTCTAGATGGATGTGTTCAAGAAGCTAACAACCGTGCCAAGGGCATTTTACCCGATGTTGAAACATACATAATTTTACGTAGATTAACCGGAGGAATGGGACCTTTATTTGAATTAATAGAATTTTGTAATCATTTGATTGTTCCCTATTTATTGCGAGAACATGTCATTTTGAAAAAATTAAAAATGATGTCAAATAATATTATTTGCTGGTGTAACGATATTTATTCTACACCTAAGGAGCTTAAAATTGGCGATCAGCACAATTTAGTCCTTTTACTAAAAGATCACCAGCAAATGTCTCTCGAAGATGCAATTACGCATGTTTCGGAAATGCACGATCAAGAAGTACGGAAGATGATGGAGCTAGAATCAACTCTTCCATCTCTTGGAGAAGAGTTAGATGGTGAATTAGCTAAGTATATATCAGGAATTCACGCCTGGATAGCTAGTCATTTTCACTGGTATTCTCATTCTGGTCGCTATGAAGTTACAGAAAAGCTAACACTAGGAGAGGATCTGAAACTGGTTAAAGCTTAA
- the thiC gene encoding phosphomethylpyrimidine synthase, which produces MRTEWVAKRRGESNVSQMHYARQGVITEEMHYVARRENLPVELIRDEVARGRMIIPANINHPNLEPMCIGIASKCKVNANIGASPNSSDINEELAKLKLAVKYGADTVMDLSTGGGNLDEIRTAIIQASPVPIGTVPVYQALESVHGRIENLTAEDFLHVIEKHAQQGVDYMTIHAGILIEHLPLVRNRLTGIVSRGGGILAKWMLHHHKQNPLYTHFRDIIEIFQKYDVSFSLGDSLRPGCTHDASDEAQLAELKTLGQLTRKAWEYDVQVMVEGPGHVPMDQIEFNVKKQMEECSEAPFYVLGPLVTDIAPGYDHITSAIGAAMAGWYGTAMLCYVTPKEHLGLPNSEDVRNGLIAYKIAAHAADIARHRPGARDRDDELSHARYNFDWNRQFELALDPDRAREYHDETLPADIYKTAEFCSMCGPKFCPMQTKVDADTLTELEKFLAKEAVTQS; this is translated from the coding sequence ATGCGGACAGAATGGGTCGCCAAGCGAAGAGGCGAGAGCAATGTGAGTCAAATGCACTATGCTCGTCAGGGTGTGATCACTGAAGAAATGCACTACGTCGCTAGGCGGGAAAACCTCCCTGTTGAGCTAATCAGAGATGAGGTAGCGCGGGGACGGATGATTATTCCTGCAAATATCAATCACCCTAACTTAGAGCCAATGTGTATTGGCATTGCCTCCAAGTGTAAAGTGAATGCTAACATTGGCGCTTCTCCTAACTCTTCTGATATCAACGAAGAACTGGCAAAACTGAAACTGGCGGTAAAATATGGGGCTGATACCGTCATGGATTTATCCACTGGCGGTGGTAACTTGGATGAAATTCGCACCGCTATTATTCAAGCTTCACCCGTTCCCATCGGTACAGTACCTGTTTATCAGGCTTTAGAAAGCGTACATGGCAGGATAGAAAATCTTACTGCTGAGGATTTTTTGCATGTAATTGAAAAACACGCCCAGCAGGGGGTAGATTACATGACTATCCACGCTGGGATTTTAATTGAACACTTGCCTTTGGTCAGAAATCGCCTGACTGGTATTGTCTCTCGTGGTGGTGGCATTTTGGCAAAATGGATGTTGCACCATCACAAACAAAACCCACTTTACACCCACTTCCGAGACATCATTGAGATTTTCCAGAAATATGATGTCTCATTTAGCTTAGGTGACTCACTTCGTCCTGGTTGTACTCATGATGCTTCTGATGAAGCCCAATTAGCAGAACTCAAAACCCTTGGGCAATTAACTCGTAAAGCTTGGGAATACGACGTGCAGGTGATGGTTGAAGGTCCTGGACACGTACCGATGGATCAAATTGAGTTTAATGTTAAAAAGCAGATGGAAGAGTGTTCGGAAGCACCTTTCTATGTACTAGGGCCGTTGGTAACAGACATTGCCCCTGGTTACGACCATATCACATCCGCTATTGGTGCAGCAATGGCCGGTTGGTATGGTACAGCAATGTTGTGTTATGTTACACCTAAAGAACATTTGGGTCTGCCGAATTCTGAAGATGTAAGGAACGGATTGATTGCTTATAAGATTGCAGCCCATGCAGCAGATATCGCCAGACATCGTCCTGGTGCTAGAGACAGAGATGATGAACTCTCCCACGCTCGTTATAACTTCGACTGGAACCGTCAGTTTGAGTTAGCACTCGATCCTGATAGAGCTAGAGAATACCATGACGAAACTTTGCCAGCAGATATTTATAAAACTGCTGAGTTTTGTTCTATGTGTGGACCGAAGTTCTGTCCAATGCAGACTAAGGTGGATGCAGATACGTTGACGGAACTGGAGAAGTTCTTAGCAAAAGAAGCTGTAACTCAAAGTTAA
- the pyrE gene encoding orotate phosphoribosyltransferase, translating to MTYQAQTPINTDIWAVSADLPTLRKKLLDLFCQLAYQEGDFVLSSGQPSSYYINGKQVTLHPQGALAIGRTLLSLLPPATTQAVAGLTLGADPIVSAVSVVSAYEHRPIPALIIRKEAKGHGTKAYIEGPNLPAGANVIVLEDVVTTGQSAMKAVERLRAADYTVNQVISLVDRQQGGAEFYESVGLNFQAIFTISEIQERYKQLL from the coding sequence ATGACTTACCAAGCTCAAACCCCTATCAATACTGACATTTGGGCAGTTAGTGCCGACCTGCCAACCCTACGTAAAAAATTATTAGATTTATTTTGCCAACTTGCATATCAAGAGGGTGATTTTGTCCTCTCCTCTGGACAACCCAGTTCCTATTACATCAATGGCAAGCAAGTTACACTCCATCCCCAAGGTGCTTTAGCAATTGGTCGTACTCTCTTATCACTACTCCCACCAGCCACCACTCAAGCAGTAGCTGGTTTAACTTTGGGTGCAGATCCAATTGTGAGTGCTGTCAGTGTAGTTTCTGCCTATGAACACCGCCCAATACCAGCGTTAATTATTCGTAAAGAAGCCAAAGGTCACGGAACAAAGGCGTATATAGAAGGGCCAAATTTACCAGCAGGTGCAAATGTAATAGTTTTGGAAGATGTTGTCACCACAGGACAATCAGCTATGAAAGCAGTTGAACGCCTTAGAGCAGCAGATTATACAGTTAATCAAGTAATTTCTCTAGTGGATCGCCAACAGGGCGGAGCAGAATTTTACGAGTCGGTAGGCTTGAATTTTCAGGCAATATTTACAATTTCAGAAATTCAAGAACGGTACAAACAACTACTATAA